Sequence from the Microbacterium dextranolyticum genome:
CGCGGAAGCTGCACGGTACAGACGCACTGCAGCGATGGATGCAGGAGACGAGCGACCGCGCGGTCGCAGAGCTCGGACGCACACACTTCGACATTCCCGAGCCCATTCGCACTCTCGAGTGCATGATCGCACCGACCCACGAGGGCGGCATCTACTACACCGGGCCGACTGACGACTTCTCCCGGCCCGGTCGCATGTGGTGGTCCGTGCCGGACGGCGTCGACTCGTTCGACACCTGGCGTGAGCTCACGACGGTGTATCACGAGGGAGTGCCCGGGCACCACCTGCAGATCGCTCAGGCCGTGTACAACCGGGCGGAGCTGAACTCGTGGCGGCGGCTGTTGGCCGGATCCAGCGGGCACGCCGAAGGATGGGCGCTCTACGCGGAGCGGCTGATGGAGCAGCTCGGCTATCTCGACGATCCCGCCGATCGCCTCGGCATGCTCGACGGTCAGCGCATGCGCGCCGCGCGCGTCGTGCTCGACATCGGCGTGCACCTCGGCAAGCAGCGCCCTGACGGCGCGGGCGTGTGGGATGCCGATTTCGCCCTCGAGTTCATGCGTCGGAACGTGAACATGCCCGACGAGTTCATCCGCTTCGAGGTGAACCGCTATCTGGGCTGGCCCGGGCAGGCGCCGTCCTACAAGGTCGGTCAGCGCATCTGGGAGCAGATCCGCGACGAGTCCGCCGAGCGCGACGGCGACTCGTTCGACATCAAGCGCTTCCACATGCGGGCGCTGCGGCTGGGCGGTGTCGGCCTCGACACCCTGCGGATGGCTCTCGCGCAGGGTTGAGAGCGGGGTAGGGGCGGGGCGCGCGTGCTCCCCATCGCGTGATCGCCGCAGGGGAATGCCGAGCGCACAACGATGGTTCGCATTCACATGGATGAAGTGGAACTCGGGCTCGACACCTTCGGCGATGTCACGGTGGGAGACGACGGCACCCGCATCAGCGATGCGCAGACGATCCGCGACATCGTCGATCAGGCGGTGCTCGCCGACCAGGTCGGCCTGTCGTTCTTCGGCGTGGGCGAGCATCACCGTCACGAGTTCGCGGTCTCGAGTCCCGAGATCGTGCTGGCGGCCATCGCCGCCCGCACGGATCGCATCCACGTCGGAACGGCCGTCACCGTGCTCTCCAGCGACGATCCGGTGCGGGTCTACGAGCGATTCGCCACCCTCGACGCGATCTCGCGCGGGCGCGCCGAGGTCATCCTCGGACGGGGCTCGTTCATCGAATCCTTCCCGCTCTTCGGCTATGACCTGAGCGACTACGAGGTGCTGTTCGACGAGAAGCTCGACCTGTTCTCGCAGCTGCGCACCGAGCAGCCGGTCACCTGGCAGGGAACCACACGGGCGGCGCTGAGCGATGCCGACGTGTTCCCCAAGACTGAGAACGGCATCCGCGCGTGGGTCGGCGTGGGCGGCTCGCCGGAATCGGTGGTGCGTACCGCCCGGCACGGATACGGGCTGCTGCTGGCCATCATCGGGGGAGCGGCCGCACGATTCCGCCCCTATGTCGACCTCTACCATCGCTCCCTCGACGAGTTCGGACGTGACCGGCTACCCGTGGGCATCCATTCACCCGGCCACGTCGCCGACACCGACGCGCAGGCCTGGGAGGAGCTCTACCCGGCAATGGAGGCGAACCGCAACGCCATCGGCGCCGAGCGCGGATGGCCTCCGTACAGTCGCCTGCAGTTCCAGCACGACATCGGTCCGGAGGGCGCGGTGTACGCCGGATCGCCCGAGACCGTCGCCCGCAAGATCGCGGCGACGGTGCGGACGCTCGGAGCCGACCGCTTCGACCTGAAGTATGCGAACGGCACGTTGTCGCACGCGCGGATGATGCGATCGATCGAGCTCTACGGCAGTCGGGTGGCGCCGATGGTGCGCGACCTCCTGGCATCCGACGCCACGTGACGGCCTGAGGCACCGGAGCCGAGATGACGTCGGCGCCTCAGGTTCCGTAGCATGCAGACATGACCGATGCTCCGACCCGCACCGGATCCGCGATCGCGACGCGGCTCGACCGGCTGCCGTTCACACGCGCGCACCTCAAGGTCGTGACCGGGTCAGGACTCGGCTGGGCGCTCGACGCGATGGACGTCGGTCTCGTCTCGTTCGTCATCGCCGCGCTGATCTCGGAGTGGTCGCTCACGGGGGAGCAGGCGTCGTGGATCGCCTCGGCGGGATTCATCGGCATGGCGGTCGGGGCGAGCGTGGGCGGGTTGCTCGCCGACCGATTCGGTCGTCGGTCCGTCTTCGCCGTCACGCTGCTCGTCTACGGTCTGGCCACCGGTGCCAGTGCTCTGGCGGGGGGAGTGGCCGTCTTGATCGCGCTGCGCGTGATCGTCGGCCTCGGACTCGGCGCCGAGCTACCCGTGGCGAGCACCTATGTCAGCGAGTTCGCTCCCGCGCGGATCCGGGGCCGCGTCATCGTGATCCTCGAGGCGTTCTGGGCCGTGGGCTGGAGCGCGGCGGCTCTCATCGGCTACCTCGTGATTCCGTCGATCGAGGACGGATGGCGGTGGGCGCTGGCGCTCGGAGCGGTGCCGGCGGCGTACGCGCTCGTGGTGCGGTGGGGACTGCCGGAGTCGGCTCGCTGGCTCGAGCGGCGCGGTCGCCACGCCGAGGCGAGCGACGTGGTCGCGCGGTTCGAGTCGTCGCGACCGCTCCGCGCGGGGTCGGATGCGCCTGTCGCACCCTTGCCTGCCGCGCCCGGGCCGTCCGTCGCGACACACGAGCGACGGATCCGCGAGCTGTGGTCGCCCGAGCTGTCGGCGCGCACGGCGGCGCTGTGGGTGGTCTGGTTCTGCGTCAACTTCGCGTACTACGGCGCGTTCATCTGGATTCCGGCGATCCTGTTCTCGCAGGGGTACGACCTCGTGAAGTCGTTCGGATTCACCCTCGTGATCACTCTGGCGCAGCTGCCCGGCTATGCCGTGGCCGCCTGGCTCATCGAGGTCTGGGGGCGGCGGGCGACTCTGTCGGTCTTCCTCGTCGGCGCCGCCGGTTCCGCTGTGTTCTTCGGAACGGCGGCGGGGGAGGGAGGGGTGATCGGCGCCGGCATGGCGCTCTCCTTCTTCACCCTCGGAGCCTGGGGTGCGCTCTACGCCGTGACGCCCGAGATGTATCCGACATCGCTGCGCGCCGCGGGAGCCGGCTGGGCCGCCGGAGTCGGCCGGATCGCCTCGATCGTCGCGCCGCTGAGCGTCCCGCCGTTGCTGGCACTCGGCGGCACGCCTTTTCTGTTCGCGATCTTCGCGGCCTTCTTCGTCGTGGCCGCGGCGGCGGCGTGGGGACTCGCCGACCGTCGCGGCATCCCGCTCGACGACCGGTGACAGGGAGTCGTCACGGGCGGCAGGCGCGGCGGTCGTAGGCTGAGCGGATGGCATCCGTACGTTTCGTCGCCATCGGCGACTCCTTCACCGAGGGCGTGGGCGACGAACTGCCCGACGGCGCCGTGCGCGGATGGGCGGACCTCGTGGCCGCCGGCTGGGCGCAGTCCCGCGGGGAGTCGATCGAGTACGCCAACCTCGCGATCCGCGGCAAGCTTGTCTGGCCCATCGTCGCGCAGCAGCTCGAACCGGCGCTGGCGCTGAAACCGACGCACCTGTCGTTCAACGGCGGCGGCAACGACATGCTGCGGCCGCGCACCTCGGTGGCCCACATCGCCGACGCCTTCAGCCAGGTGCTGCGCCGCTGCGACGAGGAAGGGGTGCGACTGATCCTTCTGTCGGGCGCGAACCCGTCGGCGCAGCTGCCGTTGTCACGCGTGATCCAGCGTCGGGGCGACCTCATGTCGGCCGCGGTCGTGGAGCGGATGGGCGGACGGGGCGACGTCGTGCAGGCGCTGAACTGGCCGGATGCCGCTCTGTCGGACTCCTCCTACTGGTCCGAGGATCGGCTGCACATGAATGCTCGGGGACACCACCGGGTCGCCGCACGCGTGCTCGACGCGCTGGGGGAGCGGGTGCCGGAGGGTTGGTGGTCTCTTCCGGAGCTGCCCGCATCGGCGCGTCTCGCCCGCGGCGAGTACTTTCGCGAGCACCTCGGGCCGTGGTTCCGGCGCCGTCTCACCGGGACCTCCTCGGGGGACGGACGCGAACCGAAGTTCGGCGGCGGCTATGTCGAGGTCGTTCCGCGCTGAGCCCGGGTCATCCCGCGGGGGAGTGCGGGTGGGTGCCGGGTCGCGGGGGAGTGCGGGTGGGTGCCGGGTCGCGGCGGACCGCGTCTCAGCTGCCGGAAGGCGCCCGACGCGGGCGGCGGGGTTCGTCCATCCCGATCAGCACGCGTGTCTTCCGGCGCTCGATCACGATGAACGTCCAGCCGAGGATCCACAGCGGGAACTGCGTGAGGAAGGCGAGCCGGAACGCATCGAGGCGGTAGGTCGACGGCGTTCCCGCGCCCTGCAGGTCGAGCGCGACGCCGATCGCGAAGATCGCGACGAGTGCCGCGAGGAATCCGCCGACGTTCGTGATGCCCGTCGCCGTGCTGAGGCGATGCGCCGGATTGTGCGTGCGCGCGTGGTCGAAGGCGATCATCGATGCCGGTCCACCCATGGCGAGGGCGAATGCCAGGCCGTAGAGCAGCCAGAGGGGAGCGAGCCCGGGCCAGGCGATGACGACGATCCACGCCACGGCCTGCACGGCGATCGCGGGGAGCACCAGTGCGCGTGAGCGCAGGTGCGGGACGCGACGCGACAGGTCGCCCATCACGGGACCGAGGACCATGCCGATGAGGACGTAGGTGGACAGGATGCCGGCGGCGTGGCCCTTGTCCAGGCCCTCGCCCGCCGTCAGGAACGGCATGCCCCAGAGAAGCACGAAGGCCGTGCCGGCGAACGGTGCGGTGAAGTGCGACCAGAAGGCGAGCCGCGTCCCCGGATGCGCCCAGGCTGCGCGGATGCCCACGCCGGTGTCGATCGATGAGCGTACGACCTGGATGGCCCCGGTATGGGTGTCGACGGAGACGTCGGCTCCGACCTCGGGCGGATGGTTGCGCACGACGACGTACACGAGGATGCCGAACAGCACGCAGAGCCCGGCGATGCCGCCGAAGACGACCTCCCAGCTCGTTGCGTGCAGGAGCGCGGCCAGCGGTGCCAGTGCGAGCAGCTGGCCAGCCTGACCCACGAGGCCGGTCATCTGACTCATCAACGGCGCCCGCTGGGCGGGGAACCAGGTCGCCACCAGACGGAGCACGGCGGGGAACACCGCTGCATCGCCGGCGCCGAGGAGCATGCGCGCCACGATGGCGACACCGACACTGGGGGAGAAGGCGAGGGTGAGCTGCCCGGCCGCCATCAGGAGCATCCCGATGGTGATGATGGGGCGTGCCCCATAGCGGTCGAGCAGCAGACCGATGGGGATCTGCATGCCGCCATACACCGCGAGCTGCACGACCGCGAACAGGGACAGCGTCGCGGCATCCGCGCCGAATCGCTCGGCCGCGTCGACGCCGACGGCCGACAGCGAACTGCGGTTGACGACGGCGAGCATGTACGCCGCGACGCCCACGCCCCAGATGAGCCATCCGCGCCATCCGGGGCCGGCGACGGACAGCGGGATGCGGGGGACACTCACCCCTTCACGCTACTCGCGTCGCGGGTCGGGGCCTGAATCGCGGGTGATGCTCAGTCAACCTGACATAATGTGCATTATCAGTGCATCCTCACCCGTCTGAGGCGACTCGGGGCGCGCCATCCGACACCGCGTCATGGTCGCGGTCTATCATGAAGGCGTTCGGTTCACAGCAGTCTCCCAGAAAGGGTCTCTCATGACCGCTGACACAGATTTCGGAAAGTCCGCCACCAACAGCATCCGCACGGCCCTCGGTCTCGGCGGCGCGCTGTCGATCATCCTGGGTCTGCTGATCCTCATCTGGCCCGGGAAGACGGCAATGGTCGTCGCAGCGATCGTCGCGATCTACGCCATCGCCGCCGGC
This genomic interval carries:
- a CDS encoding LLM class flavin-dependent oxidoreductase produces the protein MDEVELGLDTFGDVTVGDDGTRISDAQTIRDIVDQAVLADQVGLSFFGVGEHHRHEFAVSSPEIVLAAIAARTDRIHVGTAVTVLSSDDPVRVYERFATLDAISRGRAEVILGRGSFIESFPLFGYDLSDYEVLFDEKLDLFSQLRTEQPVTWQGTTRAALSDADVFPKTENGIRAWVGVGGSPESVVRTARHGYGLLLAIIGGAAARFRPYVDLYHRSLDEFGRDRLPVGIHSPGHVADTDAQAWEELYPAMEANRNAIGAERGWPPYSRLQFQHDIGPEGAVYAGSPETVARKIAATVRTLGADRFDLKYANGTLSHARMMRSIELYGSRVAPMVRDLLASDAT
- a CDS encoding MFS transporter yields the protein MTDAPTRTGSAIATRLDRLPFTRAHLKVVTGSGLGWALDAMDVGLVSFVIAALISEWSLTGEQASWIASAGFIGMAVGASVGGLLADRFGRRSVFAVTLLVYGLATGASALAGGVAVLIALRVIVGLGLGAELPVASTYVSEFAPARIRGRVIVILEAFWAVGWSAAALIGYLVIPSIEDGWRWALALGAVPAAYALVVRWGLPESARWLERRGRHAEASDVVARFESSRPLRAGSDAPVAPLPAAPGPSVATHERRIRELWSPELSARTAALWVVWFCVNFAYYGAFIWIPAILFSQGYDLVKSFGFTLVITLAQLPGYAVAAWLIEVWGRRATLSVFLVGAAGSAVFFGTAAGEGGVIGAGMALSFFTLGAWGALYAVTPEMYPTSLRAAGAGWAAGVGRIASIVAPLSVPPLLALGGTPFLFAIFAAFFVVAAAAAWGLADRRGIPLDDR
- a CDS encoding SGNH/GDSL hydrolase family protein; translation: MASVRFVAIGDSFTEGVGDELPDGAVRGWADLVAAGWAQSRGESIEYANLAIRGKLVWPIVAQQLEPALALKPTHLSFNGGGNDMLRPRTSVAHIADAFSQVLRRCDEEGVRLILLSGANPSAQLPLSRVIQRRGDLMSAAVVERMGGRGDVVQALNWPDAALSDSSYWSEDRLHMNARGHHRVAARVLDALGERVPEGWWSLPELPASARLARGEYFREHLGPWFRRRLTGTSSGDGREPKFGGGYVEVVPR
- a CDS encoding MFS transporter, with the translated sequence MLAVVNRSSLSAVGVDAAERFGADAATLSLFAVVQLAVYGGMQIPIGLLLDRYGARPIITIGMLLMAAGQLTLAFSPSVGVAIVARMLLGAGDAAVFPAVLRLVATWFPAQRAPLMSQMTGLVGQAGQLLALAPLAALLHATSWEVVFGGIAGLCVLFGILVYVVVRNHPPEVGADVSVDTHTGAIQVVRSSIDTGVGIRAAWAHPGTRLAFWSHFTAPFAGTAFVLLWGMPFLTAGEGLDKGHAAGILSTYVLIGMVLGPVMGDLSRRVPHLRSRALVLPAIAVQAVAWIVVIAWPGLAPLWLLYGLAFALAMGGPASMIAFDHARTHNPAHRLSTATGITNVGGFLAALVAIFAIGVALDLQGAGTPSTYRLDAFRLAFLTQFPLWILGWTFIVIERRKTRVLIGMDEPRRPRRAPSGS